The following coding sequences are from one Chromatiales bacterium window:
- a CDS encoding imelysin family protein, giving the protein MNATTRVIITLALLALAPAARPNSTLSPDLALVDRHIVPGYQRLAGATARLAERSGRFCAATNEAELQALRADYHAAADAWQSIQHVRIGPVELYTRRYRFEMWPDRKNVLSRHLLALLATRDEAALQTERFARASVAVQGFPALERLLYPGDEVLSEFGPDEAGRYRCRVLNAITANLHGMASEIVVEWTSGEDSHRGLVAAAAKGNRFYADGRDVSGKLLGSLNTALLFMIEDKLGKPLGESIESAAPKRTESWRSQRSARDLILNLDAVAELYRARFAPHLDAALNGRMELEIERASSRLRAVEMPLFKAVSDAGQRVYLDDARGALGAMRELVAGPIATALDLAMGFNARDGD; this is encoded by the coding sequence ATGAACGCGACGACGCGCGTGATCATCACCCTCGCGCTGCTGGCACTGGCGCCGGCGGCCAGACCGAACAGCACGCTGAGTCCCGACCTTGCGCTGGTCGACCGGCACATCGTCCCGGGTTATCAACGGCTTGCCGGGGCGACCGCACGGTTGGCCGAGCGCTCGGGACGTTTCTGTGCAGCCACGAACGAAGCAGAACTGCAGGCCCTGCGCGCCGACTACCACGCCGCCGCCGACGCCTGGCAGTCGATCCAGCACGTTCGCATCGGCCCCGTCGAGCTGTACACGCGCCGGTACCGTTTCGAAATGTGGCCCGACCGAAAAAATGTGCTCAGCCGGCATCTCCTGGCTCTGCTGGCCACGCGCGATGAGGCCGCATTGCAGACCGAGCGCTTCGCCCGCGCAAGTGTCGCGGTGCAGGGCTTCCCGGCGCTGGAACGCCTGCTGTACCCGGGTGACGAAGTACTTTCGGAGTTCGGCCCCGATGAGGCCGGACGCTATCGCTGCCGGGTGCTGAACGCCATTACGGCCAATCTGCACGGGATGGCCAGCGAAATCGTGGTGGAGTGGACCTCCGGCGAGGACAGCCATCGCGGCCTCGTCGCCGCTGCGGCGAAGGGCAACCGCTTCTACGCCGATGGCCGGGATGTCAGCGGAAAACTGCTCGGCAGCCTGAATACGGCCCTGCTGTTCATGATCGAGGACAAACTTGGCAAGCCGCTCGGCGAATCGATCGAATCGGCCGCACCGAAACGGACTGAATCCTGGCGCAGCCAACGCTCGGCTCGCGACCTGATCCTGAATCTCGACGCCGTTGCCGAGCTGTACCGGGCGCGCTTCGCCCCGCATCTGGACGCGGCGTTGAACGGGCGCATGGAGCTGGAGATCGAGCGCGCCTCATCGCGGCTTCGCGCCGTCGAAATGCCGCTGTTCAAGGCCGTGTCTGACGCCGGTCAGCGCGTTTACCTCGACGACGCGCGAGGCGCCCTGGGCGCGATGCGTGAGCTGGTCGCGGGTCCGATTGCGACCGCACTCGATCTTGCCATGGGATTCAACGCCCGCGATGGCGATTAG
- a CDS encoding DUF1513 domain-containing protein, translating into MAISRRSLLGAGLGSFLVGPLSAFGGAGSYRFACGTDRAEQHWFVAIESSGEPGIIIALPARGHGFGVRPGGDEVVVFSRRPGTFMSVVDLRTRAVVRTIESPPGRHFYGHGVFDPPGRHLFASENAYETGDGVIGIYDATDDFRRLGEFPSHGIGPHEVALLADGRTLVVANGGIRTHPETGRTKLNLDSMDPSLTYLAVDDGSLLGAWRPPSPWHQLSLRHLAVTPGDRVTVVAQYEGPANRHPPLVAFHAGEEALDLRPIPPGMSQSLRNYCGGVCADRSGRWLAVSAPRGNRVLFWSAAQRECLDAIEATDACGLCAGDSDGEFIVSAGTGTLVEANIAVGGATSSELRKPVGLRWDNHMA; encoded by the coding sequence ATGGCGATTAGTCGGCGTTCCCTGCTCGGCGCCGGCCTGGGGAGTTTTCTGGTTGGACCGCTGAGCGCGTTCGGCGGCGCCGGATCGTATCGATTCGCCTGCGGCACCGACCGGGCCGAACAACACTGGTTTGTTGCCATCGAAAGCTCGGGCGAACCGGGGATCATCATCGCGCTGCCGGCGCGTGGACATGGCTTCGGCGTACGTCCTGGCGGTGATGAAGTTGTCGTTTTTTCACGGCGACCCGGCACTTTCATGAGTGTGGTCGACCTCCGGACGCGTGCGGTGGTCCGCACGATCGAATCCCCGCCGGGCCGACACTTTTACGGGCATGGTGTTTTCGATCCGCCCGGGCGCCATCTGTTTGCCAGCGAAAATGCCTACGAGACCGGCGATGGCGTAATCGGCATCTACGACGCCACGGACGACTTCCGGCGACTCGGCGAGTTTCCCAGCCACGGCATCGGACCGCACGAAGTCGCCTTGCTTGCCGACGGCCGCACACTGGTCGTGGCCAATGGCGGGATCCGCACGCATCCCGAAACCGGGCGCACCAAGCTGAATCTCGACAGCATGGATCCGAGCCTGACGTATCTGGCGGTCGACGACGGCAGCCTGCTCGGCGCATGGCGGCCACCGTCCCCGTGGCATCAACTGAGCCTGCGCCATCTTGCGGTCACGCCCGGCGACCGGGTCACCGTGGTCGCGCAATACGAGGGTCCGGCGAACCGTCATCCGCCGCTGGTCGCCTTTCATGCCGGTGAGGAAGCGCTCGATCTGCGCCCGATTCCGCCCGGAATGTCGCAAAGTCTGAGGAACTATTGCGGAGGCGTGTGCGCGGACCGCTCCGGGCGCTGGCTCGCGGTCAGCGCGCCGCGTGGCAACCGCGTGCTGTTCTGGTCGGCCGCGCAGCGTGAATGCCTGGACGCGATCGAGGCGACCGACGCCTGCGGGCTGTGCGCGGGCGACAGCGACGGCGAATTCATCGTGAGCGCCGGAACCGGCACCTTAGTAGAGGCGAATATCGCCGTGGGCGGAGCGACCAGTTCGGAACTTCGCAAACCGGTCGGTCTGCGCTGGGACAATCACATGGCATAG
- a CDS encoding DUF302 domain-containing protein, with amino-acid sequence MQRVLIFLLALCAAATSQADGEPNGPALVWSKTASFAETRDTLNQAIAARGLVVSYVSHAATMLDRTAEAVGATRRIYDEAEIVLFCKSDLSYRLVESNPHNIVLCPYSVAIYTLTTEPGRVYLSIPRPYAGDPVVEPIAALLAEIIEEVVAW; translated from the coding sequence ATGCAACGGGTTCTAATCTTTCTGCTGGCCTTGTGTGCCGCAGCGACCAGCCAGGCGGACGGCGAACCGAATGGGCCCGCCCTGGTGTGGTCGAAGACCGCAAGCTTCGCCGAGACCAGGGACACCCTGAATCAGGCGATTGCCGCGCGCGGGCTGGTCGTGAGCTATGTCTCGCACGCCGCGACGATGCTCGACCGCACGGCCGAGGCGGTCGGTGCGACTCGGCGCATCTATGACGAAGCGGAGATCGTGCTGTTCTGCAAATCCGACCTGTCGTACCGGCTGGTCGAGTCGAATCCGCACAACATCGTGCTGTGTCCGTATTCCGTCGCGATCTATACGCTGACCACGGAACCCGGGCGGGTGTACCTGTCGATTCCAAGACCTTATGCAGGCGATCCGGTCGTGGAGCCGATCGCGGCGCTGCTCGCGGAGATCATTGAAGAGGTTGTTGCCTGGTGA
- a CDS encoding diguanylate cyclase, with protein sequence MTETQGRTSGGIASWLESSHPLVWAPAVLALAVAYYGLARLGLLAQVHTGGLSPLWPSAGLGFALIWCFGLRFVPVILIGEFAIAWSLGQPVLAGVIGGMAQLVEAGLATALLTRLKAAVPFEHPRDVLAFIVAGAAIPPVLSALIGVTTLVGLDLVAAQRFTAAAVTWWLGDAMGILIVAPLLVYLLGRDSRRCASWARVAVGIAVLGAGAVVMWSLPDTVAEQFFFLLTPLLIFVALYGGVAGAALAAVVLATVVLAHDYSAGNTGQIEAIVRISFIGVTAAVGYLLAVVTRERSDAQREFGDLQRRALITLRSLGEAVFVSDEHGRLAFVSSAAEALIGQPPERIVGQPIGSVLHFRSEVGVERWLGLREPQRIEHAQLIHHQGRHTPVRIQATPILDADGSGLGVVVVLHDRSRELALLDRLRYLAYHDTLTGLANRRAFHDRMRDLRVDKDSGMHALLYLDLDQFKFINDSMGHRVGDRVLREIAQSVATIVPAQALFARMGGDEFAILLPAAPEHDALSLAQRIRERVRDFRYVEEGRSIALGVSIGIATFGPDDSTQDVVARADNACYEAKSLKSTGICVARASAEHGSGTSGGLRWATELRAAISDQRLRTWLAPARPLFDPNGPDLFDLTPGLVYDGGVASADLLLSAAVRYGLRTMLDKWLLDQAFRQLAAGTDRERSFIVGIGVDLFLRDELLDTLDDLERHHAFDRRRLIIGLAAVDLERAGNPDRERFDRLHARGYRLLLDSPAPSWLRIVGGDTHWPFDFVRIESQWTELLTDPATRTQATHWLRGLCAGPGQCIATGVESKTTLDLLGGLGVGWALGAAAGKPVESRANVA encoded by the coding sequence ATGACAGAAACACAGGGACGAACATCAGGCGGCATTGCGTCTTGGCTTGAGTCGTCACACCCGCTGGTGTGGGCGCCGGCAGTGCTGGCGCTCGCGGTCGCGTATTACGGCCTCGCGCGTCTTGGCCTGCTCGCACAGGTGCATACCGGCGGACTATCGCCGCTATGGCCGTCGGCGGGACTGGGTTTTGCGCTGATCTGGTGTTTCGGTCTGCGGTTTGTTCCGGTGATCCTGATCGGCGAGTTCGCGATCGCCTGGTCACTCGGGCAGCCGGTGCTCGCCGGCGTCATCGGCGGCATGGCGCAGCTCGTCGAGGCCGGTTTGGCGACGGCACTGCTCACGCGCCTGAAGGCCGCCGTACCGTTCGAACATCCGCGCGACGTGCTGGCGTTCATCGTGGCCGGCGCGGCGATACCACCGGTTCTTTCGGCGCTGATCGGCGTGACGACACTGGTGGGCCTGGACCTGGTTGCGGCCCAGCGCTTCACCGCGGCCGCCGTGACCTGGTGGCTGGGCGATGCGATGGGCATCCTGATCGTCGCACCGCTGCTGGTCTATCTGCTCGGGCGTGATTCGCGTCGCTGCGCATCATGGGCACGGGTTGCCGTCGGCATCGCCGTGCTCGGTGCCGGCGCAGTCGTGATGTGGTCACTGCCGGACACCGTCGCCGAGCAGTTTTTCTTTCTGCTCACGCCACTACTGATCTTTGTCGCGCTCTATGGCGGCGTCGCCGGCGCGGCCCTTGCGGCCGTCGTGCTCGCCACGGTCGTGCTGGCGCATGACTACAGCGCCGGCAACACAGGACAGATCGAGGCAATCGTACGCATCTCGTTCATCGGCGTGACCGCAGCCGTCGGTTATCTGCTCGCGGTCGTCACGCGCGAACGCAGTGACGCACAGCGCGAGTTTGGCGATCTGCAACGCCGCGCACTGATCACGCTGCGCTCGCTTGGAGAGGCGGTGTTCGTCAGCGATGAACACGGGCGGCTGGCCTTCGTCAGCTCGGCGGCAGAAGCCCTGATCGGTCAGCCGCCTGAGCGCATCGTCGGGCAGCCGATCGGCAGTGTGCTGCATTTTCGCAGCGAGGTCGGCGTGGAGCGCTGGCTGGGTCTGCGCGAGCCGCAGCGGATCGAACACGCCCAGCTCATTCATCATCAGGGCCGGCACACGCCCGTCAGGATTCAGGCCACGCCGATTCTGGACGCGGACGGCAGCGGCCTTGGCGTGGTCGTGGTGCTGCACGACCGCAGCCGGGAACTCGCGCTGCTCGACCGACTTCGCTACCTCGCTTATCACGACACGCTGACCGGGCTGGCGAACCGCCGCGCGTTTCACGACCGGATGCGCGATCTGCGCGTGGACAAGGACAGTGGCATGCATGCGCTGCTGTACCTCGACCTCGATCAGTTCAAGTTCATCAATGACAGCATGGGTCACCGGGTCGGCGATCGGGTGCTGCGCGAGATCGCGCAGTCGGTGGCGACAATCGTCCCCGCCCAGGCGCTGTTCGCGCGCATGGGCGGGGACGAGTTCGCGATCCTGCTGCCAGCCGCACCGGAACACGACGCACTGTCGCTCGCGCAGCGGATTCGCGAGCGCGTGCGGGACTTCCGCTACGTCGAGGAAGGGCGCTCGATCGCCCTGGGCGTCAGCATCGGGATCGCGACCTTTGGCCCGGACGACTCCACGCAGGATGTCGTCGCGCGCGCGGACAACGCCTGCTACGAGGCAAAGTCGCTGAAGAGCACCGGAATTTGCGTCGCACGCGCCAGCGCCGAACACGGCTCGGGCACCTCCGGCGGACTACGCTGGGCAACCGAACTGCGGGCGGCGATCAGCGACCAGCGTCTGCGCACTTGGCTGGCGCCGGCGCGGCCGCTGTTCGATCCGAACGGACCGGACCTGTTCGATCTGACGCCTGGGCTGGTCTACGACGGCGGCGTGGCCAGCGCGGATCTGCTGCTCAGCGCCGCGGTGCGCTACGGTCTGCGCACCATGCTGGACAAGTGGCTGCTCGATCAGGCCTTCCGGCAACTTGCCGCTGGCACCGATCGCGAGCGCTCGTTCATTGTCGGCATCGGCGTGGACCTGTTCCTGCGCGATGAACTGCTCGACACCCTGGACGATCTGGAACGCCACCATGCGTTCGACCGGCGACGGCTGATCATCGGGCTGGCGGCGGTCGACCTCGAACGCGCGGGCAATCCGGACCGCGAACGGTTTGATCGCCTGCACGCGCGCGGCTATCGACTGCTGCTCGATTCGCCGGCGCCGAGCTGGCTGCGAATCGTTGGTGGCGATACCCATTGGCCGTTCGACTTCGTGCGGATCGAGTCGCAGTGGACCGAGTTGCTGACCGATCCCGCGACGCGCACCCAGGCGACGCACTGGCTGCGCGGGCTTTGCGCCGGACCGGGCCAGTGCATCGCCACGGGGGTGGAATCCAAGACGACCCTCGATCTGCTCGGTGGCCTTGGCGTGGGCTGGGCGCTGGGTGCCGCCGCCGGCAAACCGGTGGAGAGCAGGGCGAACGTCGCCTGA
- a CDS encoding deoxyribodipyrimidine photo-lyase, with amino-acid sequence MTKRVAIVWFRNDLRLTDNPALTAAAATVDAILPVYVHQPTEHGAWAPGAASRWWLHHSLTALDAALREHGNALCVLRGPTLTALESLIEAHSVVAVHWNRVYEPALIERDKLVKQALRARGVEVHSHNASLLHEPWGLLKADGSAYRVFSAYWKAALRKGVDLPPAAAPRHLQTLAKPPAGVALASLELLPRMPWDAGLAARWAPGERGAEDVLGRFFAAGFSGYAQGRDHPARALTSRLSPHLHFGEIGPRRVIAALRAHEAGAPTGATPNVERFLAEIGWREFAHHLLYHFAHTPQAPLDPRFAAFPWTGGATDREVWARGRTGIPIVDAGMRELWETGWMHNRVRMIVASFLTKNLLIDWREGARWFWDTLVDADLANNTLGWQWTAGCGADAAPYFRVFNPVLQGRKFDANGDYVRRFVPELRRLPTRHVHAPWQAPAAELAQAGVRLGETYPRAIVDLKATRERALAVWAALRAD; translated from the coding sequence ATGACCAAACGTGTCGCAATCGTCTGGTTCCGCAACGATCTGCGCCTGACCGACAACCCCGCACTGACCGCGGCCGCCGCAACGGTCGATGCGATCCTGCCCGTATACGTGCATCAGCCGACCGAGCACGGCGCCTGGGCGCCCGGCGCCGCATCGCGCTGGTGGCTGCACCACAGCCTCACGGCGCTGGATGCCGCACTGCGCGAGCACGGCAACGCGCTGTGCGTGCTGCGCGGCCCGACGCTGACGGCGCTAGAGTCGCTGATCGAGGCGCACAGCGTGGTGGCCGTGCATTGGAACCGCGTCTACGAACCGGCGCTGATCGAGCGCGACAAGCTCGTCAAACAGGCCTTGCGGGCACGTGGGGTCGAGGTTCACTCGCACAATGCCTCCCTGCTGCACGAGCCCTGGGGACTGCTCAAGGCCGACGGCAGCGCGTACCGCGTGTTCAGCGCGTACTGGAAGGCCGCCCTGCGCAAGGGCGTCGATCTGCCGCCGGCCGCGGCGCCGCGCCATCTTCAGACCCTCGCGAAGCCACCGGCTGGCGTGGCGCTGGCATCACTCGAACTGCTGCCACGCATGCCCTGGGATGCCGGGCTGGCCGCGCGCTGGGCGCCCGGTGAACGCGGCGCGGAAGACGTCCTCGGGCGGTTTTTCGCCGCGGGCTTCTCCGGTTATGCACAGGGTCGCGACCATCCGGCCCGGGCGCTCACCTCGCGGCTGTCGCCACACCTGCATTTCGGCGAAATCGGGCCTCGGCGCGTGATCGCGGCTCTGCGCGCGCATGAGGCCGGGGCGCCGACCGGGGCCACTCCCAACGTCGAGCGGTTTCTGGCCGAAATTGGCTGGCGTGAGTTTGCCCATCACCTGCTCTATCACTTCGCGCATACGCCGCAGGCGCCGCTCGACCCCCGCTTCGCCGCGTTTCCCTGGACCGGCGGCGCGACGGATCGCGAGGTCTGGGCGCGCGGACGGACCGGAATACCGATCGTCGACGCCGGCATGCGTGAGCTGTGGGAGACCGGCTGGATGCACAATCGCGTGCGCATGATCGTCGCCTCGTTCCTGACCAAGAATCTGCTGATCGACTGGCGCGAGGGCGCGCGCTGGTTCTGGGACACCCTGGTCGACGCCGATCTCGCAAACAACACCCTGGGCTGGCAATGGACCGCCGGCTGCGGCGCGGATGCCGCGCCGTATTTCCGCGTGTTCAATCCCGTTCTGCAGGGCCGGAAGTTCGACGCGAACGGTGACTACGTGCGCCGCTTTGTGCCGGAGCTGCGCCGTCTGCCGACCCGACATGTCCACGCGCCCTGGCAGGCGCCCGCGGCTGAACTCGCGCAGGCCGGCGTTCGGCTGGGCGAAACCTATCCGCGAGCGATCGTGGACCTGAAGGCGACGCGTGAACGCGCCCTCGCCGTCTGGGCCGCGCTGCGTGCAGATTGA
- a CDS encoding efflux RND transporter periplasmic adaptor subunit, whose protein sequence is MTRSRTFSTLVALALAASAAASAQEPAASTEVITVQAAKIGGTVTVGGTVLPEKIVNLSAQIPGEVEQLAGLEGDAFKAGDVLIVLDTDTLMAKRKAAVAGYNSALAGHQNAVVQFNREVQTPNSQANAMTGGMPGMFSMFTDPMRSMMGQGNPTYERHSNLVGQGTQIQVARDQIAQAEAAIREVDEAIENAASKAPFDGVIVKKMVEVGDIVQPGMPLLSFADTNKMQIQVEMPSRLISAIRQGDQVQARLDRGRGTLTATVSRIFPMAEQGGHTTTVKFDLPDESGAVSGMYAEVQIPDPSEYAQDMAVVPDSAIVWRGSLPAVFLVGDDGALSMKVVRIGERAASGKVSIISGLKVGDRILAQPGASTRSGPQG, encoded by the coding sequence ATGACCCGGAGCCGAACCTTCTCGACCCTCGTGGCGTTGGCACTTGCGGCGTCGGCCGCGGCCAGTGCGCAGGAGCCCGCTGCCAGCACCGAGGTGATCACCGTGCAGGCGGCCAAGATCGGCGGCACCGTCACCGTGGGCGGCACGGTATTGCCCGAGAAGATCGTGAACCTGTCCGCGCAGATTCCTGGCGAGGTCGAGCAGCTGGCCGGACTCGAGGGCGACGCCTTCAAGGCCGGCGACGTGCTGATCGTGCTGGATACCGACACGCTGATGGCCAAGCGCAAGGCCGCGGTGGCCGGCTACAACAGCGCCCTCGCGGGTCATCAGAACGCCGTCGTCCAGTTCAACCGCGAGGTGCAGACACCCAACTCACAGGCCAATGCCATGACCGGCGGCATGCCCGGCATGTTCAGCATGTTCACCGACCCGATGCGCAGCATGATGGGCCAGGGCAACCCGACCTACGAGCGGCACTCGAACCTGGTTGGTCAGGGCACGCAGATCCAGGTCGCCCGCGACCAGATCGCGCAGGCCGAGGCCGCGATCCGCGAAGTCGACGAGGCGATCGAGAACGCCGCCAGCAAGGCGCCGTTCGATGGCGTGATCGTCAAGAAGATGGTCGAGGTCGGCGACATCGTGCAGCCCGGCATGCCGCTGCTGTCGTTCGCGGACACCAACAAGATGCAGATCCAGGTCGAGATGCCGAGCCGCCTGATCAGTGCGATCAGACAGGGCGACCAGGTCCAGGCCCGTCTGGACCGTGGACGCGGCACGCTGACCGCGACCGTTTCGCGCATCTTTCCAATGGCCGAACAGGGCGGCCATACGACCACCGTGAAGTTCGATCTGCCGGACGAGTCCGGCGCGGTGTCCGGCATGTATGCCGAGGTCCAGATCCCCGACCCGTCGGAATACGCGCAGGACATGGCCGTGGTTCCGGATTCCGCCATCGTCTGGCGCGGCAGCCTGCCGGCGGTGTTCCTGGTCGGCGACGACGGCGCGCTGTCCATGAAGGTCGTCCGTATCGGCGAGCGTGCCGCCAGTGGCAAGGTCAGCATCATTTCGGGGCTCAAGGTCGGCGATCGCATACTCGCGCAACCGGGTGCCTCGACCCGTTCCGGGCCGCAAGGCTGA